The Carassius carassius chromosome 5, fCarCar2.1, whole genome shotgun sequence DNA window TTACATTGAAATGGTTGGCCAGGTCTTTACCCGAGAGACTCACAGTGCCCCTACTCCTCACCCGCTAACGCCCTCCGCCACCACGCCTGATTCTGACTCAGACCAAGGAGAGGCCATATACGAAGAGATGAAGTACCCCTTACCGGACGATGCAGCTCGAGAAGCCCATCGCCGCTTGCCACTCAAACATGAGCGTATCAAATCCTCTAAAGCGTACCACTCCTCCATCATCTCATCCTCCTCATCCCCCGCCTCTTCTTCACTCCCACGCCCCTCGTCCTCCTCTCCAGCCTGTTCCTCATCCAGGCCTAAAGCAGCTGTCTCCATCTCTCACTCCTCTCCTCTGCCTTCATCCTGCTCTTCTGCATCCTCCACTCCCGCACCCCAAGTCCTCTCCTCCTCACCACACCCTCCCCGTGCTCCTACACCCTTCCTGCTGCCAGGGTCCAAGTCTGAACATGAGCCTAGCTCCAGTAAGATCCCAGCACCTTTCCCCAACTTGCTCCAGCACAAACCTCCGCTCCTGGCATTTCCCCAGCCAGCTGCTGCCTCCAGTGGGGTGGGGGCTCAACACAAGACCAGTTCAGCCAAAATCAGTGTGCAGTCAGCTTCCAGTCTGCCAGCATCTACTAGCACCTCCTCCAGCATGAGCTCCACCAGCACTTCCAAAGAGTCCTCTGCTGTTGAGAAGGAACGAGAGAAGGAGAGGAGGGAAGGACAGCTGGGGCCGGCGCCAGGACTCAGAGCCCGCAGTCATTCCACTCCTCTTCCTCCATCTTCAAAGTCCTCCTCTCCATATTcccaccaccatcatcaccatcaccctCACCACAGGCCTTCCCACTATCACCATTACCGCAAGCCTGAGAAAGAGATGTCGTCATCAAGCAAGGGCTCAGGACAGTCCTCTACCCAGATGCAAACACAGCCCAAAGAGGGAAAGTCTGTCAGCTTCCTGCTCAAGTCAGAGAAATCTGAGAGAGAAAGGGACAGAGAGAGGGATCGTGACCGTGACCGAGAGAGAGACCTGAGCACACCATCATCCAATCATTCTGATACCCCTTCTtcaagcacatacacacacacttctcaaACCGGCACAAGCACCACGCCTACCCCGAGTCAACCATCATCGTCCAAAGCAGCTACGCCACCTTCCACCTCTTCTTCATCCGCTCAGCGCCCTCCATCTCGCTCTCACATGCATCGGTCGCACACCCCGCACTTTTCTCATGGCCTTCCTGCTTACAAACCTCCCCCCTCCGACAGCCCCCTGCTCTGGACCTATCCCTCGGTTGGCTTCCGCCGCCCACCCTCCTACGATAGCCTACGCGGGGGCTTACAGTTGCCATCGTTGCACACGGACCCCATTAAAACTGGATCTGCAGCCCATGTGTTGCAGGCCAAGGCCGGGTTCATTCCCTGGGAGAGCGCAGCTGCCTTAGGGCTCACCGAAGAACAGGCATACTTTCCCATGCACCGAAAATTATCATTCAGTCATGGGAGCCGAGACACTGAGAGTGAGTAATGATTGATGGATGATTATGGAGGAAATTCTCTTTCTGTGGTTCTATcatacatgtttgtgtttttctctgtAATGCTTTGTAGAGGAGGACGGAGGTGCGTGGAATGGCAGTGCAGATGCTCTACTGAGGAGAGAGAGGGATGACCTAGGAGCCATGCGGAGTAGTGGACACTCTGGAATACCTGTGCGGTCAACAGGGAGACACAGCGAGAGCTTGGCTGGGGCAGATGGACCACCAGGGTTGAGAGGACTGATACGAGCGGGACTGCCCTTACCCTGCCAAACCTTCCCAGCATGCCGCAATGGAGGTGAGAAGACCCAGTTTAAATGGCATTAGCACAGACTTTCTGCTGTGACCTCAGTAGTTAAAACTCTGGATATAGATCAAGTGTGTTTCAGcta harbors:
- the LOC132141131 gene encoding neuronal tyrosine-phosphorylated phosphoinositide-3-kinase adapter 1, whose product is MSFGSAQDVAVENFLRDIERRGQWLHCAVIGCKEEHPRGDMNLLYRKSRLDWRHRDQEGKKSSNYKDASSATVGKVRDLASFRRHFRMGFMTMPASQDLSPHSCAAAMAPRSQSCHAVGTGEGEEMENGYYPDSDPQNQSNPSRCPPTKPKRNPNTRLSTTPQEHLSRGVHAPPDTPPPPPPNHPSKHPEKRNAMKKSDSGEIAGRKVPPLKPKRSPSTQLSFDPPPPRVPPPTTPLPFQSSEPSPRGEGGDDEPVYIEMVGQVFTRETHSAPTPHPLTPSATTPDSDSDQGEAIYEEMKYPLPDDAAREAHRRLPLKHERIKSSKAYHSSIISSSSSPASSSLPRPSSSSPACSSSRPKAAVSISHSSPLPSSCSSASSTPAPQVLSSSPHPPRAPTPFLLPGSKSEHEPSSSKIPAPFPNLLQHKPPLLAFPQPAAASSGVGAQHKTSSAKISVQSASSLPASTSTSSSMSSTSTSKESSAVEKEREKERREGQLGPAPGLRARSHSTPLPPSSKSSSPYSHHHHHHHPHHRPSHYHHYRKPEKEMSSSSKGSGQSSTQMQTQPKEGKSVSFLLKSEKSERERDRERDRDRDRERDLSTPSSNHSDTPSSSTYTHTSQTGTSTTPTPSQPSSSKAATPPSTSSSSAQRPPSRSHMHRSHTPHFSHGLPAYKPPPSDSPLLWTYPSVGFRRPPSYDSLRGGLQLPSLHTDPIKTGSAAHVLQAKAGFIPWESAAALGLTEEQAYFPMHRKLSFSHGSRDTEKEDGGAWNGSADALLRRERDDLGAMRSSGHSGIPVRSTGRHSESLAGADGPPGLRGLIRAGLPLPCQTFPACRNGELGRLGRSSSTSGVRQVGGDVQRQSSLPAREALHQFHALSQIQAQTQAPCSPSLSRQQQYQHQQQVQLQFQQLAQLAAQAQVTLSTGTAGTSTAQAQRDGKLLEVIERKRCLCKEIKAHRRPDKSLYKQDSMPILPSWRKTPEPRKTGTPPCQRPQAVVWDSAI